Within the Pseudomonas mendocina genome, the region GCCCAGCAGACGCAGGATGTCGTGCGGATCGCTCGGACCGTCGGAGATGACCTCGCCGCGGTTCACTTGTTCGCCTTCGAAGACGTTCAGGTGACGCCACTTCGGAATCAGCTCCTCGTACGGATCGCTGCCATCGGTCGGGGTGATGACCAGACGGCGCTTGCCCTTGGTCTCTTTACCGAACGAGATGGTGCCGCTGATCTCCGCCAGGATCGAAGCTTCCTTCGGACGACGGGCTTCGAACAGGTCGGCAACGCGCGGCAGACCACCGGTGATGTCGCGGGTCTTCGAGGTTTCCTGCGGGATACGGGCGATAACGTCACCGACCGCGATCTGCGCACCGTCCGCCACGCCGACCAGGGCGTTGGCAGGCAGGAAGTACTGGGCGGGAACGTCGGTACCCGGCAGCAGCAGTTCCTTGCCGTTGGCGTCGACCATCTTGATGGCCGGACGAATGTCCTTGCCAGCAGCCGGACGATCTTTCGGATCGAGAACCTCGATGTTGGTCAGACCGGTCAGTTCGTCGGTCTGGCGCTTGATGGTGATGCCCTCCTCCATGCCGACGAAGGTCACGATACCCTTCATTTCGGTCACGATCGGGTGGGTGTGCGGGTCCCACTTGGCGACGATGGCGCCAGCGTCGACCTTGTCACCTTCCTTCACGGAAATCACGGCACCGTACGGCAGCTTGTAGCGCTCGCGCTCACGACCGAACTCGTCAGCAACGGCCAGCTCACCGGAACGGGAAACCGCTACCAGGTTGCCGTCGACACGCTCGACGTACTTCAGGTTGTGCAGACGGATCGCACCACCGTTCTTCACCTGGACGCTGTCGGCAGCCGAAGTCCGGCTTGCGGCACCACCGATGTGGAAGGTACGCATGGTCAGCTGGGTACCCGGCTCACCGATGGACTGGGCAGCGATAACGCCGACGGCCTCACCGATGTTGACGCGGTGACCACGAGCCAGGTCGCGACCGTAGCACTTGGCGCAGATGCCGTAACGGGTTTCGCAGGTGATCGGCGAACGCACGACCACTTCGTCGACGCTGTTCAGCTCGATGAACTCGACCCACTGCTCGTCGATCAGGGTACCGGCCGGAACGATGACGTCCTCGGTGCCCGGCTTGAACACGTCCTTGGCGATGACACGACCGAGTACGCGCTCACCCAGCGGCTCGACCACGTCGCCGCCTTCGATGTGCGGGGTCATCAACAGGCCCTGCTCGGTGCCGCAGTCGATCTCGGTCACTACCAGGTCCTGGGCCACGTCGACCAGACGACGGGTCAGGTAACCGGAGTTCGCGGTCTTCAGTGCGGTATCCGCCAGACCTTTACGAGCACCGTGGGTGGAGATGAAGTACTGCAGAACCGACAGGCCTTCACGGAAGTTCGCGGTGATCGGCGTCTCGATGATGGAACCGTCCGGCTTGGCCATCAGACCACGCATACCGGCCAGCTGACGGATCTGGGCGGCGCTACCACGCGCACCGGAGTCCGCCATCATGTACATGGAGTTGAAGGACTCCTGCTCGACGGTCTTGCCTTCGCGATCGACAACCGGCTCTTTCGAGAGGTTGGCCATCATTGCCTTGGAAACTTCATCGTTGGCCTTCGACCAAAGGTCGATCACCTTGTTGTACTTCTCGCCCTGAGTAACCAGGCCGGAGGCGTACTGCGATTCGATTTCCTTCACTTCCTCGGTGGCGGCGTCAATGATGCGCGCCTTCTCATCCGGGATGACGAAGTCGTTCACACCGATCGACACACCGGAGATGGTCGAGTAGGCGAAACCGGTGTACATCAGCTGGTCAGCGAAGATGACGGTGTCCTTCAGACCCACGGTGCGGTAGCACTGGTTGATCAGCTTGGAGATCGCCTTCTTCTTCATCGGCTGGTTGACCACGTCGTAGGACAGGCCGGCCGGCACGATCTGGAACAGCAGCGCACGGCCGACGGTGGTGTCGACAATGCGGGTGTTCTTGGTGATCGAACCATCTTTCTCTTTGATGGTTTCGTTGATACGCACTTTCACGCGGGCGTGCAGGGACGCTTCGCCGGCGCGGAACACGCGGTCGACTTCCTGCAGGTCGGCGAAGACGCGACCTTCACCCTTGGCGTTCACCGCTTCACGGGTCATGTAGTACAGACCCAGTACCACGTCCTGCGACGGCACGATGATCGGCTCGCCGTTGGCGGGCGAAAGAATGTTGTTGGTCGACATCATCAGCGCGCGCGCTTCGAGCTGGGCTTCCAGCGTCAGCGGCACGTGAACGGCCATCTGGTCACCGTCGAAGTCGGCGTTGTACGCGGCGCAGACCAGCGGGTGCAGCTGGATGGCTTTACCTTCGATCAGCACCGGCTCGAACGCCTGGATACCCAGACGGTGCAGGGTCGGTGCACGGTTGAGCAGGACGGGGTGTTCGCGAATCACTTCGGCGAGAACGTCCCACACCTCCGGCAGCTCGCGCTCGACCATCTTCTTGGCGGCCTTGATGGTGGTCGCCAGACCACGCATTTCCAGCTTGCCGAAAATGAACGGTTTGAACAGCTCCAGAGCCATCTTCTTCGGCAGACCGCACTGGTGCAGGCGCAGGGTCGGGCCCACGGTGATCACGGAACGACCGGAGTAGTCCACGCGCTTACCGAGCAGGTTCTGACGGAAGCGACCTTGCTTACCTTTGATCATGTCAGCCAGCGACTTCAGCGGACGCTTGTTCGAGCCAGTGATGGCGCGACCGCGACGGCCGTTGTCGAGCAGGGCGTCGACCGCTTCCTGCAGCATGCGCTTTTCGTTGCGCACGATGATGTCTGGCGCCGACAGATCGAGCAGGCGCTTCAGACGGTTGTTACGGTTGATCACGCGGCGATACAGATCGTTCAGATCCGAAGTCGCGAAGCGGCCGCCATCCAGCGGTACCAGCGGACGCAGGTCCGGCGGCAGAACCGGCAGAACGGTCAGCACCATCCACTCAGGCAGGTTGCCGGAGTCCTTGAAGGCTTCCATCAGCTTCAGGCGCTTGGACAGCTTCTTGATCTTAGTCTCGGAGTTGGTCTGCGGAATCTCTTCACGCAGGCGGCCGATCTCGTGATCCAGGTCGATGGCGTGCAGCAGCTCGCGTACGGCCTCGGCACCCATGCGCGCGTCAAAGTCGTCACCGAACTCTTCGAGGGCTTCGAAGTACTGCTCGTCGTTCAGCAGCTGGCCCTTCTCCAGGGTGGTCATGCCCGGATCGATCACCACGTAGCTCTCGAAATAGAGCACGCGTTCGATGTCACGCAGGGTCATGTCCATCAGCAGGCCGATACGGGACGGCAGCGACTTGAGGAACCAGATGTGGGCGACCGGCGAGGCCAGTTCGATGTGCGCCATGCGCTCACGACGAACCTTGGCCAGGGCCACTTCAACGCCGCACTTCTCGCAGATCACACCGCGGTGCTTGAGGCGCTTGTACTTGCCGCACAGGCACTCGTAGTCCTTGACCGGGCCAAAGATCTTGGCGCAGAACAGGCCGTCGCGCTCAGGCTTGAAGGTACGGTAGTTGATGGTTTCCGGTTTTTTAACTTCACCGAACGACCACGAACGGATCATCTCAGGCGAGGCCAACCCGATACGGATGGCGTCGAACTCTTCGATCTGACCCTGGTTTTTCAGCAAATTCAGTAGGTCTTTCAAGGCCTTTCCTCCTGGCGGAGCGGGCAGCGAGCTGGACTAGCCCCGCTGCCGATTCACGTCGTGTTATTCGGTTTCCAGATCGATGTCGATGCCGAGCGAACGGATCTCTTTGATCAGTACGTTGAAGGACTCGGGCATGCCCGGCTCCATACGGTGATCGCCATCCACGATGTTCTTGTACATCTTGGTACGGCCGTTCACGTCGTCCGACTTCACGGTCAGCATTTCCTGCAGGGTGTAGGCGGCGCCGTAGGCTTCCAGCGCCCAGACCTCCATCTCCCCGAAACGCTGACCACCGAACTGCGCCTTACCACCCAGCGGCTGCTGGGTAACCAGGCTGTAGGAACCAGTGGAGCGGGCGTGCATCTTGTCGTCCACCAGGTGGTTCAGTTTCAGCATGTACATGTAGCCGACGGTGGTCGGGCGCTCGAACTGGTTACCGGTACGACCGTCGAACAGACGCATCTGGCCGCTTTCCGGCAGATCGGCCAGCTTCAGCATGGCCTTGATCTCGGTTTCCTTGGCGCCGTCGAACACGGCAGTCGCCATCGGTACACCACCTTTGAGGTTCTTCGCCAGCTCGAGGATCTCGTTGTCGGAGAACTCGTCGAGGTTTTCCTGACGGCCACCGATTTCGTTGTAGATCTCGGCGAGGAACTTGCGCAGTTCGGCAACCTTGCGCTGCTCTTCGAGCATGCGGTTGATCTTCTCGCCCAGGCCCTTGGCCGCCAGGCCCAGGTGGGTTTCGAGGATCTGACCGACGTTCATACGCGACGGTACGCCCAGCGGGTTCAGTACGATGTCCACCGGCGTACCGTTGGCGTCGTGCGGCATGTCTTCGACCGGCATAATCACCGAGACCACACCCTTGTTACCGTGACGACCGGCCATCTTGTCACCCGGCTGGATGCGACGGCGGATGGCCAGGTAGACCTTGACGATCTTCAGTACGCCCGGAGCCAGGTCATCGCCCTGCTGCAGCTTGCGCTTCTTGTCTTCGAACTTGTCGTCGAGCATCTGACGGCGGTCGGAGATATAGGCCTGGGCCTTCTCCAGCTGCTCGTTCAGGGCGTCGTCGGCCATGCGCAGTT harbors:
- the rpoC gene encoding DNA-directed RNA polymerase subunit beta' encodes the protein MKDLLNLLKNQGQIEEFDAIRIGLASPEMIRSWSFGEVKKPETINYRTFKPERDGLFCAKIFGPVKDYECLCGKYKRLKHRGVICEKCGVEVALAKVRRERMAHIELASPVAHIWFLKSLPSRIGLLMDMTLRDIERVLYFESYVVIDPGMTTLEKGQLLNDEQYFEALEEFGDDFDARMGAEAVRELLHAIDLDHEIGRLREEIPQTNSETKIKKLSKRLKLMEAFKDSGNLPEWMVLTVLPVLPPDLRPLVPLDGGRFATSDLNDLYRRVINRNNRLKRLLDLSAPDIIVRNEKRMLQEAVDALLDNGRRGRAITGSNKRPLKSLADMIKGKQGRFRQNLLGKRVDYSGRSVITVGPTLRLHQCGLPKKMALELFKPFIFGKLEMRGLATTIKAAKKMVERELPEVWDVLAEVIREHPVLLNRAPTLHRLGIQAFEPVLIEGKAIQLHPLVCAAYNADFDGDQMAVHVPLTLEAQLEARALMMSTNNILSPANGEPIIVPSQDVVLGLYYMTREAVNAKGEGRVFADLQEVDRVFRAGEASLHARVKVRINETIKEKDGSITKNTRIVDTTVGRALLFQIVPAGLSYDVVNQPMKKKAISKLINQCYRTVGLKDTVIFADQLMYTGFAYSTISGVSIGVNDFVIPDEKARIIDAATEEVKEIESQYASGLVTQGEKYNKVIDLWSKANDEVSKAMMANLSKEPVVDREGKTVEQESFNSMYMMADSGARGSAAQIRQLAGMRGLMAKPDGSIIETPITANFREGLSVLQYFISTHGARKGLADTALKTANSGYLTRRLVDVAQDLVVTEIDCGTEQGLLMTPHIEGGDVVEPLGERVLGRVIAKDVFKPGTEDVIVPAGTLIDEQWVEFIELNSVDEVVVRSPITCETRYGICAKCYGRDLARGHRVNIGEAVGVIAAQSIGEPGTQLTMRTFHIGGAASRTSAADSVQVKNGGAIRLHNLKYVERVDGNLVAVSRSGELAVADEFGRERERYKLPYGAVISVKEGDKVDAGAIVAKWDPHTHPIVTEMKGIVTFVGMEEGITIKRQTDELTGLTNIEVLDPKDRPAAGKDIRPAIKMVDANGKELLLPGTDVPAQYFLPANALVGVADGAQIAVGDVIARIPQETSKTRDITGGLPRVADLFEARRPKEASILAEISGTISFGKETKGKRRLVITPTDGSDPYEELIPKWRHLNVFEGEQVNRGEVISDGPSDPHDILRLLGVSALAKYIVNEIQDVYRLQGVKINDKHIETILRQMLRKVEVTESGDSSFIKGDQMELTQVLGENERLAEEDKFVAKYTRVLLGITKASLSTESFISAASFQETTRVLTEAAVTGKRDYLRGLKENVVVGRLIPAGTGLAYHSERKRKRDADKPVRVSASEVEAALTEALNSSGN